The proteins below come from a single Prolixibacter sp. NT017 genomic window:
- a CDS encoding TonB-dependent receptor, with protein sequence MKKNRSIPAIHGRLRRILLGMGIAFAFLLLDFGNVTASVYSQETSVRVKVANATVEDVLKNIEEQTEFRFLYRSDLLRNIPAQNVNVKDARVEDILDKVLVPYGFTYEIDDRTVIIKKADKPADVKKPATQQKQDIKGKVTDKEGKPIPGVSIVVKGTTMGTITDPDGNYTLSIPEKAQTLVFSFVGMEPQEVAIDGRSQIDITMKDSNVGLNEVVVVGYGTQRKEAVTGSVASIDGSKMREVASSNITQALQGRMPGVQMSQTSSKPGADMQIRIRGTRSLTADNNPLIVLDGIPFAGSISDISPSDIKSIDILKDASATAIYGSRGANGVILITTNKGRRGQKAQITYNGYYGLKSVFAKYPMMNGPELLALRQAAGQYSNGEDESNDVNTDWQSLLYRTAVVTNHDVGLSGGTDKGSYSFGAGYYHDEAVIPTQQYERFTLRGAVDQSVGKSFRFGFTTNNNYNVTDGSQVGLYGVLSMSPLASPYNQDGSWKRTVKMPLDENWVYSKAVLDSLKNQWLSQTKAFGSYNSLYGEVKIPKVEGLKYRVNLGLNFRMSNGGSYTGEGINSSNATTPSTASVSNSLTTNWTIENLLTYDRTFNEKHHINVVGLYSAEQTKYNRSYMFAKDIPSDAFQYYNLGRAQGEITVDPNEQKYEKSGLMSWMGRVMYSYDNRYMVTATVRSDASSRLAKGHQWHTYPAVSVGWNIKNESFMQNINQLDMLKLRVGYGQTSNQAVQPYATLGQLSTRPYNFGPTDYATGYYVSQLPNPNLGWEYSETMNYGLDFSLWNGRLSGTVEYYVTNTKDILLNVNLPSTSGVSSYVGNIGQTQNKGLELSLSGKILDNVNGWTWEAGINLSANRNKLVALASGQEKDEANWWFVGHPINVIYDYQKIGLWQQGDPYLDILEPGGNVGMIKVKYTGDYNADGTPTRAIGPEDRQVMSVDPDFTGGFNTRVAYKGFDLTGVGTFQHGGILISTLYSASGYLNMLSGRRNNVQVDYWTPDNTNAAYPKPGGVTSGDNPKYGSTLGYFNASYLKIRSLTLGYNFNHNSNWLKYAGISKLRFYVTVQNPFVMFSPFHKLSGLDPETNSYGNENAAVPYSDNLKRLLTLGTNTPATRNYLFGINLTF encoded by the coding sequence ATGAAAAAAAACCGAAGTATACCTGCTATTCACGGTAGGTTAAGAAGAATCTTGCTCGGTATGGGAATTGCATTTGCATTCCTGCTCCTTGATTTCGGAAATGTAACGGCAAGTGTCTATTCACAAGAGACAAGTGTCCGGGTAAAAGTGGCGAATGCTACAGTTGAGGATGTTCTTAAGAACATTGAAGAACAGACGGAGTTCCGTTTTCTGTATCGCTCTGACTTATTGAGAAATATTCCCGCCCAGAATGTCAATGTAAAAGATGCCAGGGTGGAAGATATTCTTGATAAGGTACTCGTTCCGTACGGTTTCACTTACGAAATCGACGATCGGACAGTAATTATCAAAAAGGCCGATAAACCGGCTGATGTAAAGAAGCCTGCCACACAGCAAAAGCAGGACATTAAAGGAAAGGTGACCGATAAGGAGGGAAAGCCGATTCCGGGCGTTTCCATCGTGGTAAAAGGGACAACCATGGGAACCATTACCGATCCTGACGGAAACTACACATTGTCGATTCCCGAAAAAGCACAAACACTCGTATTTTCATTTGTGGGAATGGAACCACAGGAGGTTGCCATCGACGGCCGTTCGCAGATCGATATTACCATGAAGGATTCAAATGTCGGGCTGAATGAGGTGGTAGTCGTTGGATATGGTACACAGCGGAAAGAAGCGGTAACCGGTTCGGTTGCATCGATAGATGGAAGTAAGATGCGCGAAGTAGCATCTTCCAATATTACACAGGCACTGCAGGGACGTATGCCGGGTGTTCAGATGTCGCAGACATCATCGAAGCCGGGTGCCGATATGCAGATTCGCATCCGCGGTACGCGTTCGCTGACTGCTGATAACAACCCGCTGATCGTACTTGACGGTATTCCGTTTGCTGGTTCGATTAGCGATATCAGTCCCAGTGATATCAAGAGCATCGATATTTTGAAAGATGCGTCGGCAACCGCTATTTATGGTTCACGCGGAGCCAACGGTGTAATATTGATAACCACGAACAAGGGGAGACGAGGGCAAAAAGCACAGATTACCTACAACGGTTACTACGGCTTGAAAAGTGTTTTTGCCAAATATCCGATGATGAATGGTCCAGAGTTGCTTGCTCTTCGTCAGGCTGCCGGTCAGTATTCAAATGGAGAAGATGAATCGAATGATGTAAATACTGATTGGCAAAGCTTGTTATACCGAACAGCTGTGGTAACAAACCACGATGTTGGCCTTTCAGGTGGTACCGACAAGGGGAGCTACAGCTTTGGTGCAGGTTATTACCATGATGAAGCGGTTATACCTACACAACAATACGAGCGTTTCACATTGCGGGGAGCTGTAGATCAATCGGTAGGAAAAAGTTTCCGCTTCGGATTCACGACGAATAATAACTATAACGTAACAGATGGTTCGCAGGTGGGACTTTACGGTGTTTTGAGCATGTCTCCTCTGGCCAGCCCGTATAACCAGGATGGCTCATGGAAAAGAACCGTTAAGATGCCGCTGGACGAAAACTGGGTCTATTCAAAAGCCGTACTCGATAGTCTGAAGAATCAGTGGTTGAGTCAAACGAAAGCTTTTGGATCATACAACTCTTTGTACGGAGAGGTAAAAATCCCGAAAGTCGAGGGCCTGAAGTATCGTGTCAATCTCGGTTTGAACTTCCGTATGAGTAATGGAGGTAGTTACACAGGAGAGGGAATTAACAGCAGCAATGCGACGACTCCTTCAACAGCTTCTGTTAGTAACTCGCTTACTACCAACTGGACAATTGAGAACCTCTTGACTTACGATCGCACTTTTAACGAAAAGCATCATATCAATGTAGTGGGGTTGTACTCTGCAGAGCAAACGAAGTATAATCGGTCGTACATGTTCGCCAAGGACATTCCGTCGGATGCCTTCCAATATTACAATCTGGGGCGGGCACAAGGTGAAATCACTGTTGACCCTAACGAGCAGAAATATGAGAAGAGTGGTCTGATGTCGTGGATGGGGCGTGTAATGTACTCATACGATAATCGTTATATGGTGACGGCAACTGTTCGTTCTGACGCGTCTTCAAGGCTGGCGAAGGGACATCAGTGGCATACTTATCCTGCGGTATCAGTCGGATGGAATATTAAGAACGAATCGTTCATGCAGAATATCAATCAGCTTGATATGTTGAAACTTCGTGTGGGCTATGGACAAACTTCCAATCAGGCTGTTCAACCTTACGCTACGCTTGGGCAATTGAGCACCCGGCCATACAACTTTGGCCCAACCGACTATGCCACCGGCTACTATGTATCGCAACTTCCCAACCCCAATTTAGGCTGGGAGTACTCCGAAACAATGAACTATGGTTTGGATTTTAGCCTCTGGAATGGTCGCTTGTCTGGTACGGTCGAGTACTATGTGACCAATACAAAGGATATATTGCTGAACGTTAATCTGCCCAGCACGTCCGGAGTAAGCAGTTATGTGGGAAATATTGGTCAGACCCAAAATAAAGGTTTGGAGCTTTCACTCAGCGGTAAAATACTGGATAATGTCAATGGCTGGACATGGGAAGCAGGTATCAATTTATCTGCCAATCGAAACAAGTTGGTCGCACTTGCATCCGGACAGGAAAAGGACGAAGCCAACTGGTGGTTCGTCGGGCATCCTATCAACGTGATTTACGATTACCAGAAAATAGGCCTCTGGCAACAGGGAGATCCGTATTTAGATATACTGGAACCGGGAGGAAATGTTGGTATGATTAAAGTGAAATATACCGGTGATTACAATGCTGATGGTACGCCGACAAGGGCAATTGGCCCTGAAGACCGGCAAGTTATGAGTGTTGATCCTGATTTTACCGGAGGTTTCAATACGCGCGTAGCCTACAAAGGGTTCGATCTGACCGGCGTTGGTACGTTTCAGCATGGTGGTATCCTCATTAGTACGCTTTATTCAGCATCAGGCTACCTGAACATGTTGAGCGGAAGAAGGAATAACGTACAAGTGGATTACTGGACGCCGGATAACACGAATGCAGCCTATCCGAAACCGGGTGGTGTAACAAGTGGTGACAACCCCAAATATGGAAGCACGTTGGGATACTTCAACGCGTCGTACCTGAAAATTCGTAGTCTTACACTGGGGTATAATTTTAATCACAATAGTAATTGGTTGAAATACGCCGGTATTAGTAAATTACGGTTCTATGTAACGGTACAGAACCCATTTGTAATGTTCTCGCCATTTCATAAGCTTTCGGGATTGGATCCTGAGACCAACTCATACGGTAACGAAAACGCAGCCGTACCTTATTCTGATAACCTAAAACGTTTATTAACGTTGGGTACAAACACTCCGGCAACACGCAATTATTTGTTCGGCATCAATTTGACATTCTAA
- a CDS encoding FecR family protein — protein sequence MDKSDNLIDIKIIWKAIHNQATWRERAKLETWLQEDEKHQRYYNNLKEYYERGSTINPSSDEIDGAWNNVKHRISGKKSNTRRRLVVITSVAASLLVALTFFYYTKPGQEQVHVAENVNTIQPGCKKAVLILDNGKSVNLAANDTFQIKEDGASLKNSGNKLQYTAASKSSEKLSYNTLKVPRGGEYYLVLADGTKVWLNSESTLRYPVKFLGDERRIELTGEAYFEVTKNRHKPFRVVSGKQIVTVLGTHFNISAYPEDSVTCTTLVEGHVNVQLKDDPNVQQSLVPNEQSRVSRTGNQIKKRMVDPARYIAWKNGRFIFKDEQLDDMMNTLSRWYDVHVVFSNQRAKQIQFTGNLERYSDFSEILDLIEKTDEVKFSIKDNLVTVK from the coding sequence ATGGACAAAAGCGACAACTTGATCGATATCAAAATTATCTGGAAAGCTATTCACAATCAGGCTACCTGGCGGGAAAGAGCAAAGCTTGAAACGTGGTTGCAGGAGGACGAGAAGCATCAGCGTTATTACAATAATCTAAAGGAGTATTACGAACGCGGCTCGACTATCAATCCTTCAAGCGACGAGATTGACGGAGCCTGGAATAATGTGAAGCATCGGATTTCCGGAAAAAAATCGAATACACGGCGCCGGTTGGTTGTCATCACATCGGTGGCTGCTTCACTGCTTGTTGCTCTTACTTTTTTCTATTATACGAAGCCGGGGCAGGAGCAAGTTCACGTGGCAGAAAACGTAAATACGATTCAACCTGGCTGCAAAAAGGCGGTTCTCATTCTCGATAACGGAAAAAGCGTTAACCTGGCAGCAAATGACACTTTCCAGATTAAAGAAGACGGTGCATCGCTTAAAAATTCTGGAAACAAGCTGCAGTACACCGCTGCGTCGAAATCCTCTGAAAAACTGAGCTACAATACACTGAAAGTTCCCAGGGGAGGAGAATATTACCTGGTGTTAGCCGATGGTACCAAAGTCTGGCTGAATTCAGAAAGTACATTACGCTATCCGGTTAAATTTTTGGGAGACGAAAGACGGATTGAATTAACCGGAGAGGCCTATTTTGAAGTGACAAAAAATAGGCACAAACCGTTCCGGGTTGTTTCGGGCAAACAAATCGTCACGGTTCTGGGAACGCATTTTAACATCTCAGCGTACCCGGAAGATTCGGTTACCTGCACCACATTGGTCGAAGGGCACGTGAATGTGCAATTAAAAGATGATCCAAACGTGCAACAATCGCTTGTTCCCAACGAGCAAAGTAGAGTAAGTCGGACGGGCAACCAAATCAAAAAACGGATGGTCGATCCGGCCCGCTATATCGCATGGAAAAACGGGCGATTTATTTTTAAAGATGAACAACTCGATGACATGATGAACACATTATCAAGATGGTATGATGTTCATGTCGTTTTTTCAAATCAACGGGCAAAACAAATTCAATTCACTGGTAATCTGGAACGTTACTCGGATTTTTCAGAGATATTGGATCTGATTGAAAAAACGGACGAAGTCAAATTTTCGATAAAAGACAACCTGGTAACAGTAAAATAA